One stretch of Glandiceps talaboti chromosome 7, keGlaTala1.1, whole genome shotgun sequence DNA includes these proteins:
- the LOC144437674 gene encoding uncharacterized protein LOC144437674, with the protein MTFHADIRQVVMLCYAILVLLTGTYCTQTEDYSSELTSSGDVCEEFSKICENEFYCAYMFSVPNPQLESCPELNELTSDLRGMNQQIQKHTNKLEEVAIEIETQQRSVEDQYDKIHNQHEEIWTHGDQLDRHWQWIERLQKQVKITNEVISDWQLQIEQMWDHIEEQNWVQELRFQMERQQMILERQQRLMEEQQEALDDQQRLWEREQSTVLSQMQEWMMQHQNDLIESIRLAQQPSSDDPVIQQLWNIIHQLQAENYNQQVNLEKYQQQIVCLEDRYMEMERELGEPNQQTRAVDPVIRPATFCTNRKMNGYFHPYHQMPEFNATQDSPPRDVAHFTIQDVHYIVYVYGKQCEIFVYKNKTFTLRQVIQLESTLQYEYLNHFIEHFEINSKHYLVIGHADEYGHIIYIWVNNMFIQYQLLEAEKKQVKDWTFFSIKNNNRKRYFLAVAVNRELQGNYKSAANSTVYRWNGRLFVRFQDIETAGARTLTSFTIQNDVYLAFGFSYLLDSDEPYDVKPEIYKFSRSTSKFQPFQTLSIPGWSTHMTTFQTQDNFYLIDVKFMDTTGSYEVISPLYNWDPNTQQFHIYQNISSKGSTKACPFKTPDGEQYLVITNAWDDQSSANAQHAMIYQDDGTRFATWQVLQLDLVTTCIAFEADGKTYLVLKKNVYELFP; encoded by the exons ATGACTTTTCACGCTGACATCAGACAGGTTGTTATGCTTTGTTATGCCATTCTCGTGTTGCTCACAGGAACATACTGCACACAAACAGAAGACTACTCCAGTGAACTTACTAGTAGTGGTGATGTCTGTGAAGAATTCAGCAAAATCTGTGAGAACGAATTCTACTGTGCGTACATGTTTTCTGTACCAAACCCTCAACTTGAGTCGTGCCCAGAACTGAATGAACTGACCTCTGACCTGCGAGGCATGAACCAACAGATTCAGAAACATACCAATAAGTTGGAAGAGGTCGccattgaaattgaaacacAGCAACGTTCAGTAGAAGACCAGTACGACAAAATCCACAATCAACATGAAGAAATATGGACTCACGGTGACCAACTGGACCGTCACTGGCAGTGGATTGAACGATTACAAAAACAGGTCAAGATTACAAACGAAGTAATCAGTGATTGGCAGTTACAAATCGAACAGATGTGGGATCACATCGAAGAACAGAACTGGGTACAGGAGTTAAGATTTCAGATGGAACGCCAGCAAATGATTTTGGAACGTCAGCAGAGACTGATGGAAGAACAACAGGAAGCACTGGATGACCAACAACGTCTCTGGGAAAGAGAACAATCAACTGTATTATCTCAGATGCAGGAATGGATGATGCAGCACCAGAATGACCTGATAGAATCCATTCGACTTGCCCAACAACCTAGCAGTGATGACCCTGTCATTCAACAGCTGTGGAATATCATTCACCAGTTGCAGGCCGAGAACTACAATCAACAGGTCAACTTAGAGAAATATCAACAACAAATCGTATGTCTGGAAGACAGGTACATGGAAATGGAAAGGGAACTAGGAGAACCAAACCAACAAACTCGGG CTGTTGACCCTGTTATCAGGCCAGCCACATTCTGTACCAACAGGAAGATGAATGGTTACTTCCATCCTTATCATCAGATGCCAGAATTCAACGCAACCCAAGACTCACCGCCAAGGGATGTTGCTCACTTTACAATCCAGGATGTCCACTATATTGTGTATGTTTACGGCAAACAGTGCGAGATCTTTGTTTATAAAAACAAGACATTTACACTTCGTCAAGTCATTCAACTTGAGTCGACTCTCCAGTATGAGTACCTCAATCACTTTATAGAACATTTTGAGATTAATTCTAAGCACTATTTAGTAATCGGACATGCAGATGAATACGGTCATATCATTTATATCTGGGTTAATAATATGTTTATTCAATATCAGTTACTGGAGGCTGAAAAGAAACAAGTTAAAGACTGGACTTTCTTCTCTATAAAGAACAATAATAGAAAACGCTATTTCTTAGCTGTGGCTGTAAACCGTGAGTTACAGGGCAACTATAAATCTGCtgcaaacagtacagtatatcgCTGGAACGGTCGACTTTTTGTTCGCTTCCAAGATATCGAAACTGCAGGAGCTCGGACTCTCACCTCCTTCACGATACAAAACGACGTTTACTTGGCTTTCGGGTTTAGTTATTTGCTAGATTCCGATGAACCTTACGATGTTAAGCCAGAAATCTACAAATTTAGCCGCTCCACATCGAAGTTTCAACCTTTTCAAACTCTTTCTATTCCCGGCTGGTCAACACACATGACTACTTTCCAAACACAGGACAACTTCTATTTGATCGATGTTAAATTTATGGATACGACTGGCTCCTATGAAGTGATATCACCACTGTACAACTGGGATCCAAACACCCAGCAATTCCACATCTATCAGAACATCAGCAGCAAGGGATCTACCAAGGCATGTCCATTCAAGACACCGGATGGCGAGCAGTATCTTGTGATTACCAATGCATGGGATGACCAGTCTTCTGCCAATGCCCAGCATGCCATGATTTACCAGGATGACGGTACACGTTTTGCCACCTGGCAGGTTCTTCAACTTGACCTGGTTACAACATGTATTGCATTTGAAGCAGATGGTAAGACCTATTTGGTCTTGAAGAAAAACGTTTATGAATTATTTCCATGA